Proteins found in one Tamandua tetradactyla isolate mTamTet1 chromosome 1, mTamTet1.pri, whole genome shotgun sequence genomic segment:
- the LOC143678132 gene encoding endogenous retrovirus group K member 5 Gag polyprotein-like: MGQFGSLPLLAPLKTLLADGSCESEPPTCKPPESGASSDDSDSESDGDETEGADAPPLIDWGRPPVSPTQPSAPPAPAAGARRLPVNGFGDLAKNPHHGLPLVAESGNNQYEPYDYKVLRELRQAVHQYGPNAPFTLNMVENLSTLNHTPADIYQLARACLPQGRYIDWKAWFEELAEEQAAKNAAGRHGGWNADMLLGKGAHSQNQTGFPQEVYAQIFRCFVGAWKKLTGEGEAQASLSNIHQGPTEPFVDFVAKMQTAAERIFSDPGVAETVVKQMIFEQCNKECKVILAQNRGKNLTEWVRLCRDAGSPLTNAGLAAMLASSLQVAAKKSKDLGTKPRGCYHCGQLGHIKRNCPNKGQPPATQQFGRPYAATRLCGRCHKGPHCAEDCRSAFNAQGVRLSGRPEQDPKNGQRGSTLSVDLHAIRRHNTQTGLYQHYEAPSTLLSDHYTLSKGNH; the protein is encoded by the exons atggggcagttcggaagtttacctttgttagctcccttaaagacccttttagcggacggctcctgtgaaagtgagccgcccacttgtaagccgccagagtctggcgctagttcagacgactctgactcagagtcagatggtgacgagaccgagggtgcagacgcgcctccgctgatcgattgggggaggccccctgtctcacccacgcagccttccgccccgccagcgcctgctgcaggggcgcggcggcttccggtgaatggttttggtgatctcgccaaaaaccctcaccacgggctccctctggtggccgaatcag gtaataaccagtatgagccatatgattacaaagttttAAGGGAATTGAGGCAagctgtccatcagtatggccccaatgctccttttaccttgaatatggttgaaaacctttccacCCTGAATCATACGCCCGCAGATATATatcagctggcccgtgcttgctTGCCCCAGGgccgatacatagattggaaagcatggttcgaAGAGTTAGCGGAGGAGCAAGCTGcgaaaaacgcagcggggagacatggcggatggaatgcagatatgctactagggaaaggtgcccactcccagaatcaaacagggttccctcaagaagtctacgcccagattttccgttgtttcgtaggagcctggaaaaagctgacaggtgagggagaggctcaagcctcactcagcaacatacatcagggccccacagaacccttcgtggattttgtagccaaaatgcaaactgcggctgagagaattttctcagatccaggagtggcagagactgtagttaaacaaatgatatttgagcagtgcaacaaggaatgtaaagttatcctagcacaaaacagaggaaaaaacctgacggaatgggttcggctctgcagagatgctggtagcccgttaactaatgcaggtctagctgccatgctagccagctccttacaagtagctgcaaagaaatccaaagacctaggaacaaagccaagaggatgttatcattgtggccagttgggacacattaagaggaactgtcccaataaaggccaaccacctgccactcaacagtttggtagaccatatgcggcaaccaggctatgtggccgttgccacaagggaccccattgcgcagaagactgtaggtcagccttcaatgcgcagggtgtgcgcctttctggccgtcctgaacaggacccaaaaaacgggcagagggggtccaccctttcggtggacctgcatgccatccggcgacacaacaccc